The bacterium genome includes a region encoding these proteins:
- the dacB gene encoding D-alanyl-D-alanine carboxypeptidase/D-alanyl-D-alanine-endopeptidase, whose translation MKSFAVLLISLLLPILCTAAPRDGEVRQLTQRGAAARGHWGVYAVNLSSGAEVADYQSRKLFLPASNRKLVTAAMAAKYMGGDATVRTVAHVPSISGGIVQGDLTIEAVGDPTWNGEFLGGRLGRSVLARLADQIADAGVKRVKGDLVIDTSRFAEPAPIPPGWTWEDFQTIDGAIPSVFGIEKNLGRVVISPGSVGSPVRVSFSSPVEPFEILNLSTTGSAGSAPTLQLDRGLAGKTLTITGSISSDSGEAARSMPLGEPVAHAARVLLEELADAGVHVDGNIRLSEAGREMGQVVAAVTSATVGDLLQEMNIPSDNFLAESTYLLAGAELYGRGSYNSSHAAEKRFWGSLDVEDWEWVPMDGSGLSRKNLVTPHALVELLREMHDDEAFVDSLPVSGVNGTMRYRLTDGGLARRVRAKTGTLDGVAALSGYVTTNNGSQVAFSIMVNNADARATTLRRTVDDIVEVLAR comes from the coding sequence GTGAAATCATTCGCTGTCCTTCTCATCTCCCTTCTTCTTCCGATTCTCTGCACGGCGGCGCCTCGCGATGGCGAGGTGCGGCAACTGACACAGAGGGGCGCCGCTGCGCGTGGGCACTGGGGCGTATACGCGGTGAACTTGAGCTCCGGCGCGGAGGTTGCGGATTACCAGTCGCGCAAGCTCTTCCTTCCGGCGTCGAACCGTAAGCTGGTCACGGCGGCAATGGCGGCGAAGTACATGGGTGGCGATGCGACGGTGCGAACGGTGGCGCATGTGCCGTCGATTTCCGGCGGCATTGTGCAGGGCGACCTGACGATCGAAGCAGTCGGTGATCCGACGTGGAATGGCGAGTTCCTCGGCGGGCGACTGGGGCGTTCGGTGCTGGCGCGGCTGGCGGATCAGATCGCGGACGCTGGGGTGAAGCGTGTGAAGGGCGACCTGGTGATCGATACGTCGCGCTTTGCGGAGCCGGCGCCGATTCCGCCAGGGTGGACCTGGGAGGACTTCCAGACGATCGATGGGGCAATTCCTTCGGTGTTCGGGATCGAGAAGAACCTGGGTCGCGTGGTGATATCGCCAGGCAGTGTGGGGTCGCCGGTGCGTGTGTCGTTTTCGAGCCCGGTGGAGCCTTTTGAGATTCTGAATCTATCGACGACCGGTTCGGCCGGTTCGGCGCCGACGTTGCAGCTCGATCGCGGGCTGGCGGGCAAGACGCTGACGATTACGGGGTCGATCTCTTCGGATTCCGGCGAGGCGGCGAGGTCGATGCCGCTGGGCGAGCCGGTGGCGCACGCGGCGCGCGTGCTGTTGGAGGAGTTGGCCGACGCGGGCGTGCATGTGGATGGGAACATCCGGCTGAGCGAAGCGGGTCGCGAGATGGGCCAGGTGGTGGCGGCGGTGACCTCGGCGACGGTGGGGGACTTGCTCCAGGAGATGAATATTCCGAGCGACAATTTCCTGGCCGAGAGCACGTATCTGCTGGCGGGGGCGGAGCTCTACGGGCGCGGGTCGTACAACTCCTCGCACGCGGCGGAGAAGCGTTTTTGGGGCAGCCTGGATGTAGAGGACTGGGAATGGGTGCCGATGGATGGCAGCGGGCTGTCGCGGAAGAATCTGGTGACGCCGCACGCGCTGGTGGAATTGCTGCGCGAGATGCACGACGACGAGGCGTTTGTCGATAGCCTGCCGGTTTCGGGTGTGAATGGAACGATGAGGTATCGGCTGACGGACGGCGGATTAGCCCGGCGAGTGCGCGCGAAGACGGGGACGCTGGATGGCGTGGCGGCGCTGTCCGGCTATGTGACGACGAACAACGGCAGCCAGGTGGCTTTCAGCATCATGGTGAACAACGCGGACGCGCGAGCGACGACGCTGCGGCGCACGGTGGATGACATCGTGGAAGTGCTGGCGCGGTAG
- a CDS encoding phosphoribosyltransferase has protein sequence MSIDPDREVGRFLERLGVSDLRSYPDFDMKGSLRLAIVTAHSIWERIEDTFYTDHTLEHSLRICGYCQQLFENGYAHKVPPLSIPELVALAVASAIHDIGMQYRLISAQEAPAKKSLRETLYEDLGDLTPDQVRKSHVEIGRRLIQEAVKDDGIWPKAIPPPCLADPRSRDFLHKCHLIAFAHSNGRLWDECHSSGSPKFTMTKFREDLFRPRLLAGLLRLADELDGSQLRLSKLERFSSSDVPPESQTHWLSCALVKEIIVTGSERAAEIQLRPVYPLESSGALKESAERFLSEFRISKIESEIRKINAMFEKAGEPKNRVDATVSKRFPTAAQEVMLSEEVIAETIDRWTQSVQTMSAGDSKEQADPMHSLPPLNGSCDDGAGEEAGGFVGCQLLENASTTAEILLPEPSNGDFRLDAPDIESALRDWYQSNRIFARVVLETGAHTNILLKCRSLISQLSLLSEMRRVVVDTVRPLKVDCVVGVGTSTIPFAAHLALEMEAAATFTFYEKGHRHIRLEVAPVIPSGKGSILFVDDIISEGRTAMQILRDSLGWNGSEQLPYENVIWCSWFRLGSQGAVFHPQIKYYYFCHVPEVVYFKDRSTCGYCSTGNHCRPESRL, from the coding sequence ATGTCTATCGATCCGGATAGGGAAGTCGGGCGCTTCCTGGAGAGACTGGGCGTTTCTGATTTGAGATCTTATCCCGACTTCGACATGAAGGGTAGTCTCCGACTTGCTATTGTCACCGCCCATTCGATATGGGAGAGGATTGAAGACACGTTCTATACCGACCACACTCTCGAGCACTCGCTTCGTATTTGTGGATACTGCCAACAGCTATTCGAGAATGGCTACGCGCACAAGGTGCCCCCGCTGTCCATTCCTGAATTAGTAGCTCTCGCTGTGGCGTCCGCGATCCACGACATTGGGATGCAATATCGTCTGATCTCTGCCCAGGAGGCTCCCGCAAAGAAGAGCCTTAGGGAGACTCTCTACGAGGACTTGGGTGATCTTACGCCCGATCAGGTGCGCAAGAGTCATGTGGAGATTGGCCGCAGATTGATTCAAGAAGCCGTGAAAGATGATGGCATATGGCCCAAGGCAATACCCCCGCCCTGCCTCGCCGATCCAAGATCGCGAGATTTCTTACACAAATGCCACCTGATTGCCTTTGCACACTCAAATGGACGCTTGTGGGATGAGTGCCACAGCTCCGGGTCTCCGAAGTTCACAATGACGAAATTCCGCGAGGATCTTTTTCGCCCACGCCTGCTTGCAGGACTGCTCAGGCTGGCAGATGAACTCGATGGATCCCAACTGAGACTTTCCAAGCTAGAGCGCTTCAGTAGCTCTGACGTCCCGCCTGAATCACAAACACACTGGCTTTCATGCGCACTCGTGAAAGAGATAATAGTCACGGGATCAGAGAGGGCTGCTGAGATCCAACTTCGACCGGTATATCCATTAGAATCAAGTGGAGCCCTTAAGGAGAGCGCAGAGCGCTTCTTGAGCGAGTTCAGGATTAGCAAGATCGAAAGCGAAATTCGAAAAATCAATGCGATGTTCGAGAAGGCTGGCGAACCGAAGAATCGTGTCGACGCCACTGTTTCTAAGCGCTTTCCTACAGCGGCTCAGGAGGTGATGTTATCGGAGGAAGTAATCGCGGAGACAATCGACAGGTGGACACAATCGGTGCAGACAATGAGCGCCGGGGATTCGAAAGAACAAGCAGATCCAATGCACTCCCTTCCACCTCTGAATGGTAGCTGCGACGATGGTGCAGGCGAGGAGGCAGGCGGTTTTGTAGGATGTCAGTTGCTGGAGAATGCTAGTACGACTGCCGAGATTTTGCTGCCAGAGCCTTCGAATGGCGATTTCAGGTTGGATGCCCCGGATATTGAAAGCGCGCTCAGGGATTGGTACCAGTCAAACCGCATATTTGCCCGAGTAGTATTGGAGACGGGAGCACACACGAATATCCTATTGAAATGCCGCTCCCTGATCTCCCAGCTCTCTCTTCTCTCTGAAATGCGCAGAGTCGTCGTTGATACGGTAAGGCCATTGAAGGTCGATTGCGTGGTGGGAGTCGGAACGAGTACGATTCCGTTTGCAGCGCACTTAGCGCTTGAAATGGAAGCGGCAGCCACATTCACTTTCTATGAGAAAGGACATCGCCACATTAGACTGGAAGTCGCCCCGGTCATTCCTTCTGGAAAGGGGAGCATACTCTTCGTGGACGACATCATCTCTGAGGGAAGAACCGCGATGCAAATCCTTAGGGATTCACTTGGATGGAACGGGAGCGAACAACTACCATATGAGAATGTAATCTGGTGCTCGTGGTTCAGGCTCGGTTCACAGGGAGCTGTCTTCCATCCACAGATCAAATATTACTACTTCTGCCATGTGCCTGAAGTCGTGTACTTCAAGGATCGTTCGACCTGCGGGTACTGCAGCACAGGAAATCATTGCCGGCCCGAATCCCGCTTATGA
- a CDS encoding helix-turn-helix domain-containing protein, whose translation MKTDRVVSRRAMAADAAPRREPVEYLDDLGLAELPTLLQPRQVAEILDVAPQTIHNLVRGGELAVVRLGPQSYRIFRRSLEEFLRRNME comes from the coding sequence TTGAAGACTGATCGGGTTGTTTCACGGAGGGCGATGGCGGCGGATGCGGCGCCGCGCAGGGAGCCGGTGGAGTATCTGGACGATCTGGGGCTGGCGGAGTTGCCGACGCTGCTGCAGCCGCGGCAGGTGGCGGAAATACTGGATGTCGCGCCTCAAACGATCCATAATCTGGTTCGCGGGGGCGAATTGGCGGTCGTGCGTCTGGGGCCTCAGAGCTACCGAATTTTCCGCCGAAGCCTGGAGGAATTCCTGCGCCGGAATATGGAATAG
- the bshA gene encoding N-acetyl-alpha-D-glucosaminyl L-malate synthase BshA: MKIGIVCYPTYGGSGVVATELGRFLALRGHEVHFISASLPFRLAQSTDDNIHFHEVQSITYPVLQGELYGVTQASKIVQVVEEFGLDVVHVHYAVPHAISAFMAREVLGREDHPFKVVTTLHGTDITLVGRAPSFFPIVRYAIDYSDAVTTVSEWLRRETIDEFAIKRPIEVIPNFVDVKTFRRGLQPCKRKHYAPNGEKIVMHTSNFRPVKRVQDVIKTFAKLRKEVPAVLLMIGDGPDRDMAHSLARDLGVDRHTHFLGKQENIELFMSCADLFLFPSEYESFGLAALEAMACEIPVVASDAGGLKEVIVHGETGFRAPVGDVDAMAGYGIQVLKDQSLANSIGWAARDAVHKNFLPEIIVPQYEALYARVMNGSWPVRPAPESRDEVFRHAEGI; this comes from the coding sequence ATGAAGATCGGTATTGTGTGTTATCCGACGTACGGCGGGTCCGGCGTGGTGGCGACGGAGTTGGGGCGGTTTCTGGCGCTGCGCGGGCACGAGGTGCATTTTATTTCGGCCTCGCTGCCGTTCCGGCTGGCTCAGTCGACGGATGACAACATTCATTTCCACGAGGTGCAGTCGATCACTTATCCGGTGCTGCAGGGCGAGCTGTATGGCGTGACGCAGGCTTCGAAAATCGTGCAGGTGGTGGAGGAGTTCGGGTTGGACGTGGTGCATGTGCATTACGCGGTGCCGCATGCGATTTCGGCGTTTATGGCGCGCGAGGTTCTGGGGCGCGAGGATCATCCGTTCAAGGTGGTGACGACGCTGCACGGGACGGACATTACGCTGGTGGGACGCGCGCCGTCGTTCTTTCCGATTGTGCGTTATGCGATCGATTACTCGGACGCGGTGACGACGGTGTCGGAGTGGTTGCGGCGCGAGACGATCGATGAATTTGCGATCAAGCGGCCGATCGAAGTGATTCCGAACTTCGTGGATGTGAAGACTTTCCGGCGCGGTCTGCAGCCGTGCAAACGGAAGCACTATGCGCCGAATGGCGAGAAGATCGTGATGCACACGTCGAACTTCCGTCCGGTGAAGCGCGTTCAGGATGTGATCAAGACGTTTGCGAAGTTGCGCAAGGAGGTGCCCGCGGTCTTGTTAATGATCGGCGATGGGCCAGACCGCGACATGGCGCATTCGCTGGCGCGGGATCTTGGGGTGGATCGCCACACACACTTCCTGGGCAAGCAGGAAAACATCGAGCTGTTCATGTCGTGCGCGGATCTTTTTCTGTTCCCCAGCGAGTATGAGTCTTTCGGCCTGGCGGCGCTGGAAGCGATGGCGTGCGAAATCCCGGTGGTGGCGTCGGACGCGGGCGGTCTGAAGGAAGTGATCGTGCACGGAGAGACGGGTTTCCGTGCTCCGGTGGGGGATGTGGATGCGATGGCAGGTTACGGCATTCAGGTGCTGAAGGATCAATCGCTGGCGAACTCGATCGGTTGGGCGGCGCGCGATGCGGTACACAAGAATTTCCTGCCGGAGATCATCGTGCCGCAGTACGAGGCGTTGTATGCGCGGGTGATGAATGGCTCATGGCCGGTGCGGCCGGCGCCGGAATCGCGCGATGAAGTGTTCCGTCACGCGGAGGGGATTTGA